In Caretta caretta isolate rCarCar2 chromosome 4, rCarCar1.hap1, whole genome shotgun sequence, one genomic interval encodes:
- the SCOC gene encoding short coiled-coil protein isoform X3 has product MMNADMDAVEAENQVELEEKTRLINQVLELQHTLEDLSARVDAVKEENLKLKSENQVLGQYIENLMSASSVFQTTDTKSKRK; this is encoded by the exons ATGATGAATGCTGACATGGATG CTGTTGAGGCTGAAAATCAGGTGGAACTGGAAGAAAAAACACGGCTTATTAATCAAGTTTTGGAACTGCAGCACACACTCGAAG atctgTCAGCACGAGTAGATGCTGTTAAGGAAGAAAACCTGAAACTCAAATCAGAGAATCAAGTTCTTGGACAATATATAGAAAATCTCATGTCTGCATCTAGTGTTTTTCAGACAACTGACACAAAAAGCAAACGAAAGTAA